The Apium graveolens cultivar Ventura chromosome 3, ASM990537v1, whole genome shotgun sequence sequence TGCTGCTTCTGTTTTTGATCCTACCAGAGTTACCCAACTTTCCTGGCGACccaggtctctctctctctctctctctctctaataatTTATGATTTTACATATTATTGTACTCATCATATGAGTTAAGCATTTTGTTACTTTTAGTGTTTTGTTGAGTTGTTATTGATATATTATTTTTGGTAAGTTCttgattatttttttaaaatgaaatcaaatGGGACTGCTTTGGTTAGGAAAATTGAGTTGCAAATTTTGGgtgttcttttattgatctgTTGGCCCTTACGCTGTTTGGAATTGTAAATGTACAGGGCGTTTATATACAGAAATTTTTTAACAGATGAGGAGTGTGATCATCTTATTGCTTTGGTGAGCTTTTCTACCCTATCATgattttttattttcttaaaaatatttttaaattgaaATGCTGATGTAAAGAAAGACTGCACTTGTAATTTTTCCTTAAGCCTCTATATGTATAATGTGGCCTCTTGACAGCAAAATGAGATGATGGAGATTTTGATGATTTGTTAATCTTTTTTGCTTTCTGTTTTTTCTTTCAAATTAGGCAAATGATAAGCTCGAAAAGTCCATGGTTGCTGACGATGAAACGGGTAAGAGTATAGAGAGTGAGGTCCGGACTAGCTCTGGCATGTTTCTAAACAAAGCACAGGTCAGTTGCTTCTGCGCATATATACACTAAAACACAATTCACTCTTAGTATGTTAAGATGATCTTTTTTCGCAATTCCTTCTAGGGTGTGTATTTGTGGGAGGCTTTGCTTGTGAGCATAGTTTGTTTGAGTATATGTTACTGTAGGCAGTAGCTGTATAAGGAAATTTTGTTGACCATGATGCCGTTTGGAGTGTCATAGCTCTACAATTGAATGGATGCTTTAATAAAATAATCTGTTGGTTGATTTTAGATCTTTTAAACTTTGTTTTGTACACCAATACTAAGTCATTCTTTAATTTGTGGTGTTTTGGAAACTGGCACTTGATTTTGTTTGGCAATTTTGGTTTTCacataaatttcataaaattatTTGAGCAAACTGCTAGAGTAAGATATATGCTTTACTTTTTTTCTTTCAGAACTTGAGGTACTATATCAGATATCATTTCATTGTGTGGCACAAGCTGGTTTTGAGACTAGTTGTTTCCTTAGGTTTCGGGGGAAACAAAAGTCTATCGTAATATAAAAGAAACCATTCCAACACTCTCAAGTTCTCAACTAACTGTTTTGCATTGCATCATCATAGGATTAAAGCTATCCAGTCTTAAGTTATAAACTAATTTACCATCCTTCTAATGGTATAACTTTTAATTGTATAGTGTCAAAGCTAGTTAGATGTGATTTGATCTAATATTTATTAGTGTCGTTGACAATATTGTTAACCTCTTCCCTACTTGAGATATATTACAATTTGAGTGTTAGGATTTTACAAGCAGAAACGTAATCTTAAGACTAACAAATTTTGCTTTTTTTTGAAGGATGAAGTGGTTGCTTCCATTGAGTTTAGAATTGCTGCCTGGACATTTCTTCCTCCAGGTAAATTGGTCTCGGCATATCAATTGATGGCCTCGTGATTTATTGGATGGGAAAATGAAAGTTGTTCAGTCTCTAATCGTAATGTTCTTAACTAGAAAATGGGGAGTCTATTCAAGTTCTGCATTATGAGCATGGTCAAAAGTATGAACCACATTTTGATTATTTTCACGACAAGGTCAATCAAGAATTGGGTGGCCACAGGGTTGCAACAGTGCTTATGTATCTATCTAATGTCGATAAAGGTGGAGAAACAGTTTTTCCAAACTCGGAGGTATTTTCTTTTGTTAAAACGTCTGTCTTTCATCTTTATTTTGTTGTTTTAACTTTTTGGTTCTGTTCCTGCAAGAGTAGGGAGCTAATTTCAACATTTACATTTTTACAGGAAGAAGACTCTCAGCCAAAGACAGATGACATGTCTGATTGCGCGAAAAAAGGTTACTCgggtaagaaattaagaaaatgaTTGTTTTAAGATTTCACCCGATCTGAATGCAATTTATCATATTGACTTCAGAAGAAAGCCTCCTTGAATAGTAGAATTGTAATCTGAATTATGTTATTTAAACTTTGATGCTTCACGGGGTTTATAATAAGAGAGTGACGGAGACTAATGAAAGGACCATGGGAAGTCTTTAAGGAACACCAGCTACAAAAGAAATGCTCAGAAGTCCCATGATCGAAGTAGACAACTTCATAAACAAATGCTAGACATTTAACGGTTTTGTGCAGGATTAATCAAATCATTTATTTTTTTCCTCTGAAGTAGTTTATGTTGCCGGAAAGAATTGTTCCTAACTGATTATTATTTTAATCATTAAATCTGAGTTTAATAATTTGTATTTTATAACTATAATTGGTGTCCGTTAAATACAGGGTTTTGAATATTTTGTTCCTATGATTTTCTCTATGGACTAGAAAAAGTTGAACAAATGTTTTCTATCTCAGTGTATGTGCTCTTGATGGTTTTCTACAGGTGTCCGTTCTTTATATTGTTTGAGGTGGTACTACATGTGACTAAATGTCTTTGTTGTTCTAATATATGTGATATGCTATAATCTCAGTGAAACCTAGGAAGGGAGATGCTTTGCTCTTCTATAGTCTTCATCCTGATGCAACTACTGATCCACTGAGCTTGCATGGGAGCTGCCCTGTGATTGAGGGGGAAAAGTGGTCTGCAACCAAATGGATTCATGTGAGGTCTTTTGAGAAAGTAATGAAGAACAAACCAAGTGGAGACTGCTCTGATGACAATGAGAACTGTGCCCAGTGGGCTGCTGCAGGTGAATGTAAAAAAAATCCTCTTTATATGGTTGGCTCTAAGAACAAGCTTGGATTTTGTAGGAAGAGTTGCAAGGTGTGCTCTTCTTAGGAATCCTCTACCAATATATTTGCAGCTTAACCGCCTTTTCTGTTTAATGAAAAAAAAATAGTTCTCGGAGTACAGTTGTAGGTGCAACTCAagtaagaaggaatagatttagaagaaaaaaagaaaagggGGGGGAGGGGGGTTGTCGTGTTTGGAAATCGTTTGGGGTATACAAAGTCACAGATGTTAAATGAATTTACATAATATAGTAAAAATTTCGATAGATTTTGTATTAGTCATGTTTCATGTACATGTTATTTGATTCTCTTCTTCCAAAAACTAGTTTCCAAAGCCTCAATGGCCCTGGTCCCTAGAGAGGAGAGGTTTAATGATCTTCCAAATTACAGGGACATTAAAAGGAAAAATATTGTTATTGTATGAAATGAAGTTGGTTTGAAGCAATATCAGGCAAATTTGGATATGGATCGGAATAAATTCAGGTTGTCAAATTACTTCAATTGTATGAATTTGAGCTCCATGAGTTAGGGTGAAACCGGAGAGTGGTAAGGGCATGCAGTGACATGTAAAATGAAAAATACTTGTAAGATATGTAGATTGGAGATGAAAGGGGAAAAATGACAGAATTTTATAATAAATTGTATAAGTTGATAAGTAGCAGGTTCTATTCTCTCCTTATTTGTATTTTGTTATCCCTTTTAGGACTCTGTTAGCAAGAAAACAAAGGGTCATTTCTTCAAAGcaaaaaagaaaaggaaaggtTTACCCCTATAAAAAGTATCCTGACCAAAATGAGTACATGTTAAGAATAAATTGAATACGCTTAATGAAGCAAAATTTTATGCTCGAATAGGAATGAAACTGACAAGtaccaaaatatttttttaaatttcacATCTTATTGCTCAACTAAGAAAAAGAACAAGGATGCCTGAATTCTGAAGCCATTGCATCCAGCTCCAAGTACTATGTTTAGAAACACTTGAGATCCTATCTACTCACTGAATTCTCTTCGCGTTTGCGTAGCATGCTGATTGAATGAACTGCACTCTTTGTGCCTGTCTTCTAACTAACCTGATATTTAGGCAATGCATGTATGTTGTATGACTGATATTGGATACACTTGAAATCTAACCAGCTCTTGTCATCATGTACATACAGAATTCTTATATTGTGTTTCGGCCAGGTCAGAGACCAGGTAAGTCGTACCATAGCCACGTGTCGTCAGAAGCTGCTTAAATATaaatcacaagaaattcatagaGCCTAGCTGTAAAGTATGTAACTGCTCCGACTTAAAGTCACTTTGTTCTGTAGCTCAAAAAGGAATGTGTGCTGAATAAGAAGGAAGATACTCGTGTGTAAACTTGGTTCATAGTTCAAATCAAAGATTGGATCAAATAGATCTTCCATTTTACATTTTTAATGTTTCTACCTTAAATGGAAGATCATAAAGTTTTTCTCTTCTTATTTCTGTTACTAATTTCTGTGCTGTTTCTTTTCTCCACTCTGTTTTCATTTTCTGCTGCTTTTCGCTTCTTCTCTAATTCAGCTTGGACATGGAATCACCCTTATCATATTACCACTGCTAACAATAATATGTTAACTTCTCACTAACTCTTTTTCTCTTAATTTTTTCTTTAATACTGTCTTACATATTTGGTTCATGAGTTGCTTTTAAACTTTTGTTTCAGACAAAGAGGATCAGTGCTAAAGTTAACTACTGGAGTCGATTCAGTGGCTACTTTTGATCCTACAAGAGTCTCCCAGATTTCTTGGCAACCCAGGTCACTCCACATTTTCATCTCTTACAAAATTTCTGCTGTTACTTTAAAATTGCATATGTTTCTGCCTTGTTTTAATTTGTATATGTGACTGGAGATTATATACACAGGCTATTTTCGTACAGTAAGTTTCTAACAGATGAAGAGTGTGATCATCTCATCAATCTGGTAAAGCCTAATGTTGCATGCACCACCTGTTGTTTCTTTTATCTCCACATTAACCTAGTTCTTTATCCTTTTTACATCagtatttaatttatattaaggCTATGTGAGAATCAAACTCTAGACCTCTTCTAACACTAGGCGCACCTTTGCCACCATCCCGATACTGGCATGTGCACTGAACATTCTTACTATATGTATCATATTAACATTGTTAATTGAAAATATACATTTGTGCTAGTTATTTCCATAACAGTGCAGATTTAATTCTTTTTAATCACTAATAAGGCCAAGGCCGGGAGCCTGGAAAAATCAATGGTTGTCGATGACGAAACTGGTGATGGTGTGCCAAGTGATGTCCGAACAAGCTCTGGCATGTTTCTTGACACAGCACATGTATGGTCCATTAACTAACTTCTCTCCCTTTCTTTCTTTCATGTTCTAAATAGTTGACAAACTTTCTCTGTTTCATTTCCTGAATAGTAAACAGAATCATAAGTATTAAAAACGTTAATTAGTTGTAGTTGACTAGCCAAAGAATGTTTGATTAACACCTTACTGGTATAAAGATGTTTCTGCTTTTCACATACATGCAGTTTTTATAGCAGTGACCAACTGAGCAAATTTGTTTATTATGTCTGAAACATGTATACATCTTTTAAAGTTTAAGAGACATTAGTGAGAATCCTGCAttcaaatatcagaatttatgaaTAAGCCACAGAAAACATCAAGTTTTTAAATTTACAAGTGCTTGAAATTTTGTTCCACGATGAACACATCAGTAGTATTAAAGCGACGGTGTCACCTTGCAGCTTCATTTGAAATCATAAGAAAGGCTTTCAGTAATTAACAAAGTTGATGAAAGAGTTAGGACGCCAGCTGCGACGGAGCCAGAAATTTTTAGTTGCGGGGATAAGATGGAATAAAAAATTTTATGCGgatataaatttttaattttttgacgTAGTGGGGGCTAAATTTTTTTAGTAAGGTACTCCTATGTAATTTTTTGTTCTCTAGCAGGGTTTTAGAACGTACTACCCCATACTTAGCTCTATCACATTCCCTCAATTTGACTTTGCATGATATTAAATCTCAATAATTATAAATCGGTTTTTCTGAGAATGTTGTTTGTCTGTGAGTGTGTGCCCTCACCGCACCTGTTTATTTGAAACTGTAAACTTACCAGTGTCCTTATTTCACCCTCAAAGGATGAAGTAGTTGCCGGCATTGAAAAAAGGATCGCTGCTTGGACATTTCTTCCTATGGGTGACTGGCGTTAACATTTTTGTTTATGGTTTCTTTTCTTTCTATGGTAGAATCTGAATTCTAATTCTAAACTTAAAAATGATGTTGTCTCCAGAAAATGGGGAGCAGCTTCAAATACTTCATTACGAAAACGGCCAAAAGTATGAGCCTCATGCTGATTTTTTTGTTGACGACTTCAATTTACAAGCTGGTGGTAACCGAGTGGCAACAGTGCTCATGTATTTGTCTAATGTTGACAAGGGAGGGGAAACAATATTTCCAGTATTGGAGGTACATTCTAACTTTTTCCAGGTAATGCATTGATTAACATGTTTCTCTACGACTACCGGATAACATCATTTTTTATCCTTTCTGCAGGCAAAAAAAGTTCAGCCAAAAGATGATACTTGGTCTGATTGTGCTAAAACTGATTATGGAGGTAACTAGTTTTAGAATCTCAAATCAGAGTTTCGCTAacaatttttgaaaatctttATCAGTAGGCATTAGATGTGCATTACGCTGATAGTGGTATAgaccatatattgatagaataTACTTAATTGCAGTGAAACCAAAGAAGGGCGACGCATTGCTGTTTTATAATCTGCATATAAATTTAACAGTTGACCCCATGAGCTTCCACGGCAGCTGTCCAGTGGTTGAAGGTGAAAAATGGTCGGCAACAAAGTGGATACACGAAAAGCCTTATTACATAGAATCAGCGGAGAAGGTAAGTTGGAGTAAGTGCGCTGATGAAGATGATGACTGTGCTTTGTGGGCTAAGGAGGGTGAATGCGAAAAAAATCCAATATATATGGTGGGTACGGAGGATCATCCTGGAGCTTGCACTAAAAGCTGTAATGCTTGCTCCGCATAGATTAAATATGGATTATACAACTGTTACAATATCTTTTTTTTCATAATCATAGCGTACAATCTCAAATCTCTTACAATTTGGTTGATAAATTAGCAGTATAGGCCTCGTTTGTTTCGATGTAACCCGACTACGTAACTTAGAGTTCCTTGGATTCGAAATGAGTTGCAGTATTTGGTAGTATTTGGTTTGATGTATTTTAAATTGGGTAAGGGAACTTCAATTTTCATGGTTTTTGTAGTTAACCCAGTATAGGGGAAGTTAGTTATTAAGCTCAACCAGGGTCATCACAAGTTACGTagctattaaatataaaaacattaATTATTTACGAAACAAACTAGGCCCGGCCAACCTAATAATAGAAAAAAAAACATTCTATATTAAATTATTAGCATACAGTTGAATCCAGAACTTTGAGATAACTAAGCCTAAAAACATGGGCAATGAAAAGACCTGCAATACCAAACAATCTTGTATTGTTGCAAGTTCTGTTCTTCTGTCTTTTTTTGTTTCTCTTTCCTTCAAAATTTTATTAACAATGAAGAAAGACACAGGGAAGAACAAGTTAACTTGATAGCTAGTTTTGGATATGGCTATGAACCATACATTGCAGAGGTCGGCATATTCGTTCCGGAGACAGGGCTCCTCTGGTCGCATTTGGGACGACAGTTATTTATCCAAGTCATGCGAGCTACTAACTCCTCGGAAAGTCCATGATACCAGATTTAGCTCGGAGCTTAGGAAGACGAAAATCCAAGATAGCAGATTTAGCCGTGAATCTTCTGTGTCGATGCAGCAGCCACAACCTTCTATCCCATTGCGTTCAGCCCCCTCGAGGAAGCAAAGGGTTCAGAGGGCGAGGCCTGGGACGTTTGAATGCCTTGCATGTTTTAGGCGACGTGTGAGCTAGCCTGCCTCCACATGCCTTGTTTCAGATTCTTTTGCATTTTGTTTTTTACATTTTCCTGCGCAAGGCATGGTTTCTTCCAATCCGGAATGCATTGTATATTATGGATGATACCTAATTAGGCTGTATGTACTTACTTTTCCATTCAAATCTTCGAACATTTGCTCTTCCGATTCTGGAAccaataaatatttttcttgtttaTGTGTATACGATTCTCAATGTCGTCTAAAATGCCATACTCAGTGTCTTATTTACTTTCTATACATTATTCTACGCCTCAAAGGACTTCACACTAAAGACTTGTTACCAGAAAAATAATACAAAAAATGATGTTACACTCTCTTGTTTTCTTCTGATTCATCAATTTGAAGACAGAGATGATTAACTGGATTTTTAATATATTCATTATTCAAGTCTTACAATGTGTTGTTAAAGCCTTGCGCTAAACTTTCAAATCTTACTTTGTGCTACTGTAAGGGGGTTATAGTTAAAGGTTATTGTAACACCCCAATTCCGCATACACATGCCGGATGGGAAATACGCAGGAAAATTTAAGAACTAAATACCGTAAGGGATTATAGTTTAAGGTTATTGTAACACCCACAGTTCCGCATACACATTCCCCGTGGCGGACGTAGAAAACCAGCTGAACTAAGAAGACAACATGTTGAATACTAACACTACAAGAATTATATTTTGAATCTTAAGGGGGGCCCGGGACCCTTCTGGATCCCTAGATCCGCCACTGCACATGCCGGATGGAAAATATGCGGGCAAATTTAAGAACAAAAACACATTAACAATTGCAGTGATAAAGTGTAGCAACTAGCAACTCTGTATTGATTGGAATGGAGAAACCGAAACAGAGGCCTGTCTAGTTCAGAAGCACACAATTAGTAAATGATACCATCCATCCAGTAACTTTGTTGATCTAGTATTCTACTTGCTTATCTACAAAATACTACAAAAAATAGTTATGGTTAGTCGATTATTAGTAATTTCACTTTGTATTCATTGATAAAGCTACACAGGATGTGTACTTCTTCATTTCTCATTATTTTGAGCATAATTCTAGCCCCATATGCACACCTTAAAAATTAAACAAACACTTATTGAAAACGAATCAACTATTTTATTTTAAGTTCACCAGGAGGACAGTTAAATACTACCAGTTGCTTCATCCAAATATAAAAATACAACTTTCACAATGTTGCAATGGTAA is a genomic window containing:
- the LOC141712041 gene encoding putative prolyl 4-hydroxylase 7 isoform X2, which produces MQRGSVLKLTTHAAASVFDPTRVTQLSWRPRAFIYRNFLTDEECDHLIALANDKLEKSMVADDETGKSIESEVRTSSGMFLNKAQDEVVASIEFRIAAWTFLPPENGESIQVLHYEHGQKYEPHFDYFHDKVNQELGGHRVATVLMYLSNVDKGGETVFPNSEEEDSQPKTDDMSDCAKKGYSVKPRKGDALLFYSLHPDATTDPLSLHGSCPVIEGEKWSATKWIHVRSFEKVMKNKPSGDCSDDNENCAQWAAAGECKKNPLYMVGSKNKLGFCRKSCKVCSS
- the LOC141712041 gene encoding putative prolyl 4-hydroxylase 6 isoform X1 produces the protein MDFHHLFRLFSLIFFITSTNYTSHSALHSYGQKMMQRGSVLKLTTHAAASVFDPTRVTQLSWRPRAFIYRNFLTDEECDHLIALANDKLEKSMVADDETGKSIESEVRTSSGMFLNKAQDEVVASIEFRIAAWTFLPPENGESIQVLHYEHGQKYEPHFDYFHDKVNQELGGHRVATVLMYLSNVDKGGETVFPNSEEEDSQPKTDDMSDCAKKGYSVKPRKGDALLFYSLHPDATTDPLSLHGSCPVIEGEKWSATKWIHVRSFEKVMKNKPSGDCSDDNENCAQWAAAGECKKNPLYMVGSKNKLGFCRKSCKVCSS
- the LOC141712040 gene encoding putative prolyl 4-hydroxylase 6; protein product: MEDHKVFLFLFLLLISVLFLFSTLFSFSAAFRFFSNSAWTWNHPYHITTANNNIQRGSVLKLTTGVDSVATFDPTRVSQISWQPRLFSYSKFLTDEECDHLINLAKAGSLEKSMVVDDETGDGVPSDVRTSSGMFLDTAHDEVVAGIEKRIAAWTFLPMENGEQLQILHYENGQKYEPHADFFVDDFNLQAGGNRVATVLMYLSNVDKGGETIFPVLEAKKVQPKDDTWSDCAKTDYGVKPKKGDALLFYNLHINLTVDPMSFHGSCPVVEGEKWSATKWIHEKPYYIESAEKVSWSKCADEDDDCALWAKEGECEKNPIYMVGTEDHPGACTKSCNACSA